A stretch of Amblyraja radiata isolate CabotCenter1 chromosome 34, sAmbRad1.1.pri, whole genome shotgun sequence DNA encodes these proteins:
- the tlnrd1 gene encoding talin rod domain-containing protein 1 has protein sequence MANSGSAKSTSSGGGGSGSGGGGFNSQQRRRLVFMCDMCKSKMQLVADLLLLSSDNRPVHSDSLSTASGQSFDKSRDAVIARTKGLSILTHDVQSQLNMGKYAEVGDSLGEMCELVVALVESSAHAAYLAAAEAPGSQAAVAGLVDRYRLSRARHEVEQSCGLLRTAPVCELSPPLLLELSRSLSRGLRGLTDACVLAADSSRDRFSREQFKLSVKCMSSSATALLACVRELKARPCEATRARCVLFGGPLLQAVHALVGFATEPQFLGEAASVSAEGRAVQTAVLGGAMSVVSACVLLTQCLRDIALHTDSSKVPDYRQRLHNSALAVSDGCNLLSQALRDRTSPRTLPPLNCHAVN, from the coding sequence ATGGCTAACAGCGGCTCGGCCAAGTCGACAagtagcggcggcggcggcagtggTAGTGGCGGCGGCGGATTCAACTCGCAGCAGCGGAGGAGGCTGGTGTTCATGTGCGACATGTGTAAGAGCAAGATGCAACTGGTGGCCGACCTGCTGCTGCTGTCCAGCGACAACCGGCCGGTGCACAGCGACAGCCTGAGTACCGCGTCGGGCCAGTCGTTCGACAAGAGCCGGGACGCCGTGATTGCCCGCACCAAGGGGCTGTCCATCCTGACTCACGACGTGCAGAGCCAGCTCAACATGGGCAAGTACGCTGAGGTGGGCGACAGCCTGGGCGAGATGTGCGAGCTGGTGGTGGCGCTGGTTGAATCGTCCGCCCATGCAGCCTACCTGGCAGCAGCCGAGGCTCCCGGCTCGCAGGCGGCCGTAGCCGGCTTGGTGGACCGCTACCGCCTGAGCCGGGCTCGCCATGAAGTGGAGCAGAGCTGCGGGTTGCTGAGGACGGCGCCCGTGTGCGAGCTGAGCCCGCCGCTGCTGCTCGAGTTGTCCCGCAGCCTGTCCCGCGGTCTGCGTGGGCTGACGGACGCCTGTGTGCTGGCGGCGGACAGTAGCCGCGACCGCTTCTCCCGGGAACAGTTCAAGCTGAGTGTCAAGTGTATGAGCTCCAGCGCCACGGCGCTGCTGGCCTGTGTGCGGGAACTGAAGGCGAGGCCGTGTGAGGCGACCCGGGCCCGATGTGTGTTGTTCGGCGGGCCGCTACTGCAGGCCGTGCATGCCCTGGTCGGCTTCGCCACCGAGCCGCAGTTCCTGGGCGAGGCAGCGTCCGTCAGCGCCGAGGGCCGCGCCGTGCAGACAGCCGTACTGGGCGGTGCCATGAGTGTGGTGTCGGCCTGTGTACTGCTCACACAGTGTCTCCGCGACATCGCCCTACACACGGACAGCAGCAAGGTCCCTGACTACCGGCAGCGCCTGCACAACTCCGCCCTGGCCGTGTCGGACGGCTGCAACCTGCTGTCGCAGGCGCTGCGGGATAGGACATCGCCCAGGACTCTCCCGCCACTCAATTGCCATGCTGTGAATTAA